Proteins found in one Plasmodium coatneyi strain Hackeri chromosome 10, complete sequence genomic segment:
- a CDS encoding 50S ribosomal subunit protein L12 translates to MSNKGRTYKALVRRKAKVCEGKRTKLRNKRPGKLSRRGFWLLCLTYIVASFLGYVSCLTFLKRQSKMSYIYLIYTEKRIGDNLRRKNYLNYKNGVILKKDACSGRQKFALGSEKVNRIIESLKELTLLEASELVKQIETTFSVDTRQTIGASANEQDNKQNAADANAEEENDENKVYDLILENIEPNKKIPIIKIVKEIKKDLNLKQAKDLVDNLPQTLFEKINKETADKWKAKLTEAGGIVKLK, encoded by the coding sequence ATGagtaataaaggaagaacatataAAGCACTGGTCAGAAGGAAAGCCAAAGTGTGCgaagggaaaaggacaaaattgaGGAATAAACGACCAGGCAAACTTAGCAGGAGGGGGTTCTGGCTCCTGTGCCTCACATACATAGTAGCATCCTTCCTGGGATATGTCAGCTGTTTGACGTTTTTGAAGAGGCAGAGTAAGATGAGCTATATCTACCTTATATATACGGAAAAAAGAATCGGTGATAATCTTCgaaggaagaattatttgaattataaaaatggagtaaTTCTAAAAAAGGATGCATGTAGTGGAAGACAGAAATTTGCCTTAGGTAGCGAAAAGGTAAATAGAATTATAGAAAGTTTGAAAGAGCTAACATTGTTGGAAGCAAGCGAACTAGTGAAACAAATTGAGACCACCTTTTCAGTGGACACCAGACAGACTATAGGTGCTTCTGCCAATGAGCAGGACAACAAACAAAATGCAGCAGATGCAAACGCTGAGGAAGAGAATGACGAAAATAAGGTCTACGATTTGATCCTAGAAAATATAGAACCCAATAAAAAAATCCCCATCATTAAGATCGTTAAGGAGATTAAGAAGGACCTCAATTTGAAACAAGCCAAGGACTTGGTAGATAACTTACCCCAAActctttttgaaaaaattaacaaagaaACGGCTGACAAGTGGAAGGCCAAACTTACAGAGGCTGGGGGTATTGTTAAGCTGAAGTAG